The following proteins are co-located in the Procambarus clarkii isolate CNS0578487 chromosome 4, FALCON_Pclarkii_2.0, whole genome shotgun sequence genome:
- the LOC138370597 gene encoding uncharacterized protein has protein sequence MGPLKAETGQVAGGDEEMSGIFDKCFVSVFAKEEHNNVPSAEQVCVGGNGLTGLAVTREDVLRQVVKLKPNRSPGPDEVFARVLGGCREELCDPLSAIYDGSMESGRVPEFWKVAGVIPVLRNEIDHLRLTIDQLA, from the coding sequence ATGGGTCCATTGAAGGCTGAGACGGGTCAGGTAGCGGGTGGTGATGAGGAGATGAGTGGTATTTTTGATAAatgttttgtatctgtatttgctAAGGAGGAGCATAACAATGTGCCTTCAGCCGAGCAAGTCTGTGTGGGTGGGAACGGGTTGACGGGTTTGgcggttaccagggaggatgttcttaggcaggtagtgaaactcaaaccaaacaggtccccagggccggatgaagtgtttgccagggtgcttgggGGGTGCagggaggagctttgtgacccgctGTCAGCCATATATGATGGATCAatggagtcaggcagagtgccggagtttTGGAAGGTTGCTGGTGTAATACCAGTTTTAAGAaatgagatagatcacttgcgtctgacTATCGACCAATTGGCCTAG